From a single Sus scrofa isolate TJ Tabasco breed Duroc chromosome 13, Sscrofa11.1, whole genome shotgun sequence genomic region:
- the SUMO3 gene encoding small ubiquitin-related modifier 3 has product MSEEKPKEGVKTENDHINLKVAGQDGSVVQFKIKRHTPLSKLMKAYCERQGLSMRQIRFRFDGQPINEADTPAQLEMEDEDTIDVFQQQTGGSRRAGRLSGCRL; this is encoded by the exons ATGTCCGAGGAGAAGCCCAAG GAGGGGGTGAAGACGGAGAATGACCACATCAACCTGAAGGTGGCCGGGCAGGACGGCTCCGTGGTCCAGTTCAAGATCAAGAGACACACGCCGCTCAGCAAGCTGATGAAGGCCTACTGCGAGCGCCAG GGCTTGTCGATGAGACAGATTCGGTTCAGGTTTGACGGACAGCCGATCAATGAAGCAGACACCCCAGCACAG CTGGAGATGGAGGACGAGGACACCATCGACGTGTTCCAGCAGCAGACGGGGGGCTCGAGGCGAGCCGGCCGCCTCTCGGGGTGCCGCCTCTAG